In Gemmatimonadaceae bacterium, the genomic stretch GCTCGAGCAACTCGGACGCGCCGACGCATCGATCACGGAGCTTGCCCGGACGTTCCACATGACCCTCACGGGCATGAAGAAGCACGTTGGCATCCTGGAGCACGCCGGGCTGGTCAGGACGGAAAAGGTCGGGCGCGTGCGGACCTGCTCGCTCGGCCCGCGCCGCCTGCAGGAAGCGGCGGCATGGATCGAGGGGTACCGTCGGCTCTGGGACGCCCGCTTCGACGAGTTGGACCAGGTCATCGAGCAACTGCAACGACAGGAGAAGACCCATGGACGCAGAAACAGGGCATGAGCCCGCACCCACGAGGAACCC encodes the following:
- a CDS encoding helix-turn-helix transcriptional regulator, whose protein sequence is MVQLSPHLDASFAALSDATRRGVLEQLGRADASITELARTFHMTLTGMKKHVGILEHAGLVRTEKVGRVRTCSLGPRRLQEAAAWIEGYRRLWDARFDELDQVIEQLQRQEKTHGRRNRA